CGCCTCGTCGCCCTTCACGGGGATCTGCGCGGCCATGCCGCCCATCGCGAAGGCGCCGCGCTCATGGCAGGTCTTCACCAGCAGCAGCGAATAGGCATTGAGGAAGGCATCGCCCATCACGACCTGCGCGCGGTCCGGCAGGATGAAGTTCGGGTTTTTGCCGAGCCGCTTGATATAGCTGAAGATGTAGTCCCAGCGGCCGCAATTGAGGCCGACAATGTGGTCCTTCAGCTCATAAAGGATTTCGTGCATCTCGAAGGCGGCGGGCAGCGTCTCGATCAGGACGGTGACCTTGATCGTGCCGTTCGGGATGCCGAGCTTCTTCTGCGCATGGACGAAGACGTCGTTCCAGAGGCGGGCTTCCTTGTGGCTCTCCATCTTCGGCAGATAGAAATAAGGGCCGGAGCCGGATGCGATCTGGCGCTTGGCGTTGTGGAAGAAGTAGAGGCCGAAATCGAACAGGCTGCCGGACATCGCCTGGCCGTCGATCTCGACATGGGCTTCTTCCAGATGCCAGCCGCGCGGGCGGACGATCAGCGTCGCGGGCTTCGCGACCACGTCGTAACGCTTGCCGTTCGTCTCGTCGGTGAAGCCGATTTCCTTGTCCCAATAGGCCATCATGTTCAGTTGGCCGCCGATCATGTTGTCCCAGGTCGGCGCGGCGGCGTCCTCGAAGTCGGTCATGTAGGACTGCGCGCCGGAATTGAGCGCGTTGATGACCATCTTGCGGTTGTCGACCGGGCCGGTGATCTCGACGCGGCGGTCGAGCAAATCCTTCGGGATCGGCGCGACCTTCCAGTCGCCCTCGCGGATCGACTTCGTCTCGGGCAGGAAGTCGGGCAGCTCGCCGGCATCGAACTTCTTCTGGCGTTCGGCGCGGGCGGCCAGCAACTCGCGGCGGCGCTCCCCGAAATTGCGCTCAAGCTCCGCGACGAAGGCCAGCGCCTCCGGCGTCAGCACCCGCTCATAGCCCGGCTTGAGGGCGCCCTTGACGGCAACGCCGTCCGCGATCGTCGTGGCTGCTGCCTTGCTCATGCTCGCCCGCCTCCGTACTTGAATCATGGGGTTCGTTTGCGCGAGGTCATACAGGCTCGACACCCGCTTGTCCAATATTTACTAAGTCATTGAAATTATTGAAGTAAAGAACTTCACAAGATTCGTGTGCGATTCTGTTGAATATGTAAATCCTGTAAATTAAAGTGCCCGGAAACCGGGAGATTGCGGACATGGCTTCGGACAAAAAAGTCTTTGCGGGCCCGCGCATTAGGCGGCTCCGGCGCGAGCGCGGACTGACCCAGGCGCGGATGGCGGCCGATCTCGGCATTTCGGCGAGTTATCTCAATCTGATCGAGCGCGACCAGCGGCCTGTCTCGGTGCAGGTGCTGCTGAAGCTCGCCGATGTCTATGACGTGGAGCTGCGGACGCTGGGTGGCGACGAGGAGGCGCAGGCGCTGACGACGCTGCGCGAGGTGTTTTCCGATCCGCTGTTCCGGGATGCGGGGCTGACGACACAGGATTTGCGCGAGATCGCCGCGGCGAGCCCGGCGGCGGCGGATGCGATCAGCAATCTCTACCGGGCCTATCAGGAGAGCACGGTGAGCGGTTCCATGCTGGCGGAGCGCCTTGCCGACCGCGATTTGAGCGAGGGGACGGAAGCACCGGGCCTGCCGCTTGAAGAGGTGCGCGACTTCATCAACAGCCGCAACAACCACTTTCCCGAACTGGACGACGCGGCGGAGCGGCTCTATGCGAAGGCGGGCATCGGCTCGGACGAGCCCTATGTGGCGCTCCGGACGGCGCTGCGCGACCTTCACGGCGTCTCGACCCGCATCGCGCCCGCCGATTTGATGCCGCATGAACTGCGTCGCTACGACCGCCACCGCCAGACGATCTTCCTGTCGGAACTGCTGGACCAGCCGGGACGCTCGTTCCAGCTTGCCTATCAGCTCGGCTATTTCGAGCAATCGCGCACCATGGAAGACATCGTGGAAGCCTCGGGCCTCGAAAGCGACGAGGCGCAGCGGCTCTGCCGCGTGGCGCTGGCGAATTATTTCGCCGCCGCGCTGCTGATGCCTTATTCGGCATTCCAGAAGACGGCGGAGGCGACGCGCTACGACATCCGCCTGCTCGGTCGGCGCTTCGGCACGAGCTTCGAGCAGGTCTGCCACCGCCTGACGACGCTGCAGCGGCCGGGCGCGCGCGGCATCCCCTTCTTTCTCATCCGCGTCGACAATGCAGGCAATGTCTCGAAGCGCTTTTCGGCGGCGGGCTTTCACTTCGCGCGTTTCGGCGGCACCTGCCCGCGCTGGAACGTGCATGACGCTTTCCGCGTGCCGGGCGAGGTCTATACGCAGGTCGTGCAGATGGAAGACGGCACGCGCTATTTCTCAATCGCGCGGACGGTGAGCCGCGCGGGCTCGGGGATAGGCGTACCCGGCGACCAGTATGTGGTGGGGCTCGGCTGCGAAATCGCCCATGCACGCAAGATCGTCTACAGCCAGGGCTACGATCTCGACGACGAGCGAGGCGCCATGCCCATCGGCGTCAATTGCAGGCTTTGCGAAAGGCTCGACTGTTCGCAGCGCGCCTTCCCGCCGCTGAAACACCGGCTGACGGTTGAAGACCATGTGCGCGGCGTCTCGCCCTTCGGCGTGCCGGTGAAGGCGGTCTAGAGTCCGAGCAGCGCGCGCGTTCCGAAGGCGAATGCGGCGAGCGCCAATACGCCGGCGAGCCATATCCCCGCGAACCAGAGAAGCTTGCGGCCGGTGCCGGGTTTCTTTTCGCCGCCAGTCATGCCGTCTTCAGTCATGCTCGGCATAGCCGCCATGCTCGCTCGCCTTGCCGTGGAAGACGCTATAGGCGTAGACGGTGTAGATCAGAACCATAGGCAGCACCACCGCGACGCCTATCAGCGCGAAGATGACGCTTGAGGCAGGCGCGATGACATCCCACACCGTCACCGATGGCGGGATGATGTTCGGATAGAGACTGACCGCAATGCCGAAGAATCCGAGGATGAAAAGTCCGACGGAGGAAAGGAACGGTACCAGCTCGCGCTTTGTGAAGATCGACCAGAAAAGGACCATTGCGAGGGCGAGGGTGAGGAAAGGCACCGGCGAGAGATAGAGGAGATTGAGCCCGCTGAACCAGCGCTCCGCGATGGCGGGACGGAGCAGCGGCGTCATCACGCTCACCGCGGCCATGGCGATCAGTGTGCCGCCGCCAAGCACGACGGCCGCGCCGCGCGCCCAATCCTGCACCTTGCCGGCGGTCTTGTAGATCGTCCATGTCGCGCCGAGAAGGCCATAGCCCGCAACGGTGCCGATGCCGGTGAGGATCGAGAAGGGCGTCAGCCAGTCGAACATGCCGCCCGCATAGCGCACGCCTTCGACATTGACGCCCTGCACCAGCGCACCGAGCAGCACGCCCTGCATGAAGGCCGCAATCAGCGAGCCGAAAAAGAACGAGCGGTTCCAGAGATGGACACTGGTATGCGCGGAGTGGCGGAACTCGAAGGTGACGCCGCGAAAGATCAGGGCAAAGAGCATCGCCATGACGGGAATGTAGAAGGCGGGCAGCACAATGGAATAGGCGGTGGGGAAGAAGACGAGGAGGCCGCCGCCGCCCAGCACCAGCCATGTCTCGTTGCCGTCCCAGACCGGCGCCACGGAATTGATCATCGCGTGGCGCGCGCCTTCATCGGGCGCGAAGGGGAAGAGAATGCCGATGCCGAGATCGAAACCGTCCAGCACGACATACATGAGGATCGCGAAGCCGATGACGCCGGCAGAAACGATGGCAAGGGTTTCCATGACGATCTCCTATTCCGCCGGAATGACGAGGCCGGGCCGCGCGCCGCGTATCGCTTCGGGCTTCTCGCCTTCCTCGCCCACGGAAAGCGGATCGGGGCCTTTGCGGACAAGCTTCGTGAGGTAATAGAGATAGGCGCCGAAAAGCCCGCCATAGACGATGAGGAAGAGGACGAGCGTCGTCGCGACGGCCTCTGCCGTGACGGTGGGCGAGACGCTGTCGGCGGTCCGGACCATGCCATAGACCGTCCAGGGCTGGCGGCCGACCTCCGTGACGAACCAGCCGGCCAATGTGGCGATGAAACCGGCAGGCGTCATGACAAGGGCTAGGCGCTGGAGCCAGCGGTCCTCGAAAAGGGTGCCGCGCCAGCGCGACCAGACGCCCCATAGGCCGAGCAGGAGAAACAGGAAGCCGATACCGACCATGACGCGGAAGGACCAGAAGACGATGCCGACAGGCGGCTGGTCCTCGATCGGCACTTCGTTGAGCCCCGGCACGACGCCCGACGGACTATGCTTCAGGATGAGGCTCGAACCCAAGGGAATGGAAAGTTCCAGATGATTGGTCTGCGCCTTCTGGTCCGGGATCGCGAAGATATGGAAAGGCGCGTGAGACTGCGTCTCCCAATTACCCTCCATCGCCGCAACCTTCATCGGCTGATGTTCGAGCGTGTTAAGGCCGTGCTGATCGCCGAGAAATATCTGCAGCGGCGCGAGCACGAGCAGCGCCCAGAAAGCGGTGGAGAAGGCAGGCCGCGCGATTTCAGCATTCTGGTTTCGCAACAGATAGAAACCGGAGACACCGGCGATGACGACGCTTGTCGTCAGGTAGGACGCCGCTGTCATGTGCATCAGGCGATAGGGAAAGGACGGGTTGAAGATGACCGCGAGCCAGCTATCGACCACGAAATGGCCGTCGATGAAGGTGGCGCCCTGCGGCGTCTGCATCCAGCTATTGGCGGAAAGAATCCAGAAGGCGGAAATCGCCGTGCCGATGGCGACGAGGCAAGTGGCGAGGAAGTGGAGACGGGGCCCCACCTTGTCCCAGCCGAACAGCATGATGCCGAGAAAGCCCGCTTCCAGGAAAAAAGCGGTGAGCACCTCGAAACCGATCAACGGTCCGAGCACGGGGCCCGTGATGCGCGACCATTCCGACCAGTTGGTGCCGAGCTGATAGGAAAGCACGATGCCGGAGACGACGCCCATGCCGAAACTGAGCGCGAAGATCTTCACCCAGAAGCGATAGAGCCGGTACCAGACTTCATCGCCCGTGCGCAGGAACTTCGCCTCGAAGAAGACGAGAAAGCCGCCGAGGCCGATGGTCAGCGTCGGAAACAGGATATGGAAAGCGATGGTGAAGGCGAATTGAAGCCTGGCGAGAATTTCTGCGTCCAGAGGCGGCATGGCACATCTCCGTCACGAAAGCGTCGAACTCGCGAATAGTAGCGTTTTTCGCCGGTGCGGACAGCCGGGATGGGAAGAGTGCCACGAAATGTCACGCGGCGAAACCGCGCAAGGCGCCGGTGGTTCGCGCTCGCTCACACCATCCGTCAGCGGATGACGCGTTCCGACGGAAAATGGACGCTGATTTTCATGCCGATTTCCGGCCGGTGCCCGGGCTGGCCGCGTTCCGCGCGCATGATATTGAGCCGGCCGCCATGCAATTCCATCACCTTGCGGGTGAGAGAGAGGGCGAGGCTTTCCTCGCGCGGCGCGCTGCTGTCTTCCGCGCTGACGAAGGGATCGTCCGTGCCAACGATATAGGGGAATGCATCCTGCTCCATCAGAGCGTCGGTATGCGTCCTGATTTCGTCGAGCGTCACGGCAATGCCGCCATCTTCTTCCGCCACGCTGAGGCGGATGGTGGAACCGCGATGCGCCGTATGCACGGCTTCCGCGAGAAGACGGAAGAGGCCCTGACGGAGACGACGCGCATCGCCCCGGAAACCGGGCAGGCGCTCGGGACAGGAAACCTCGATGGTGACGCCCTCGATAGCCGCGTTCTGACGCTGGCTGGCGACGGCGATCTCGGCGAGCTGGCCGAGATTGCAGATTTCATCCGTGAGATCGATCTGGTCCATTTCCGCTTCGGCGATGCCGAGCAGATCCTCGATCATGTCGAGCAGCATGGTGCCGCTCGAATAGATGTCGCTCGCATATTCCTTGTAGCGGTCGGTGCCCATGGGCCCGAGGCGCTCATTCTTCATCATTTCCGAGAAGCCGATGATATGCGTGAGCGGCGTGCGCAGGTCGTGATTGACGTTGGAGAAGAAGCTCTGGCTGCGCTTGCGGGTTTCCTGGCTGCGCGCTTCCACGGCCTGCATCGTCTCTTCGAGCTTGCGCCGGACGGTCACGTCGTTGAGCGCCGCGACGCGCGCGGGAACGCCGCCCCAGCGTGTGTCGACGATGCGCATTTCGGCGAAACGGTTATCGCCGTCGGGCCGCCGGATCGTGATGTCGTGCTCGCCGGGCTCGCTCGGCAGACCAAAAGGCTGGCCGACCAGTTCGCTGCCGCGGCCGAGAAGTTCCTGCGCCGCACCGTTTGCGAAGCGCACGGTGCCCTGGCTGTCGAGAATGACGATGGCTTCCGGCGTTTCCTGGACGAGCGTGACGTGAGGGCCGGCTTGCGGGGTGGGCACAGGCTCGCTTGCACCGTCTTCGCGCATGATGCGCCGGGCGACGGCGCGGCGGATCGCGAGGCCGACCGCGCGCGGTTCGTCCGTATCGGTGGAAAGGCAGTCTTCCGCCCCTGCGCCGATCACCTCGGCCTGGAGCGCCGCATCGTCGGCACCGATGGCGATGACCGGCGCATTGGGGCCAAGCGCGATGACACGGCGGAGAAAGCCGAGCGCAACGGGACCGCCATCGCCGATGTCGATAATGAGCGCGTCGATGCCGGGCTCGAGCAGCGGCTCGATGCCGTCATCGGGAACGGAGAAACTGAAATCGATCGGACCCGCGGCCGCCGAGGCGGCAACTTTGCCGAGCTCTTCACGCAGCGCGGTGGACGCGCTGACGAGATGTGCCGCGAGCGGGGGCAATACATGCAAGCCGCCTGCGAAACCGGAGCTGTTGCTCATTGCGATGCCTGGACGTGCCAAGATCTGACCTGCTTTCGCCCCCCAAGGGCCCCGCAACCTGATTCATATTAGTGCGCGCAGACGATTTGCCGCGCCGTGTGGGTTAACGTTCCGCTTATTTGGTAAACAGAACGTAAAGGGATCGGCTATTTTGTGGTTTCAAAATTTAGACACACAAAAGCCATAATTGGACCCTTACGGAAATTTTCTTTTATTTCAATAAGTTAAGTAGAAAATGCTGCCCGCTTGGGGAAAACGACGGTTTTCCTCAGGCGCCCATTCTGAAAACCGTTTCGTTGCCGAAAAGAGGATGCCCGAGGCTCCTTTGTACATTCATTCCGCTCAGTGATTCGCCGCCAGCGGCAGGGGCGCCGGAGCTTGTGAGGCGGGGAGCGATGGGCTAGGTATGCGCCCGCGCGGTTTCCCTGAGATTCAAGGCCCATGAACAAGAGCCAGAAGAGTTTCCGCCCCAAGGCGCGCGTGCCGAAGGGGCTTCGCGATATGTCCGCCGGCATGGTCCGCGCGGAAGAGCGCATGCTTGCGCGCATTCGCGAAGTCTATGAACGCTACGGCTTCGACCCGCTGGAAACCTCCGCCTTCGAATATGCCGATGCGCTCGGCAAGTTCCTGCCGGACGAAGACCGCCCGAACGAGGGCGTGTTTTCCTTTCAGGACGATGACGAGCAATGGCTGGCGCTGCGCTACGACCTGACGGCGCCGCTCGCGCGCTATGTCGCGGAAAATTACGACGCGTTGCCGAAGCCCTTTCGCCGCTACCAGACGGGGCCGGTGTGGCGGAACGAAAAGCCGGGGCCGGGCCGCTTCCGCCAGTTCACGCAATTCGACGCCGATACCGTGGCGGCACCCGGCGTCGCCGCCGATGCCGAGATGTGCATGATGGGCGCCGATTGCCTTGAGGCGCTCGGCATTCCGCGCGGCAGCTATCGCATCCGTGCCAACAACCGCAAGGTTCTGGACGGGTTGCTTGAGCGGATCGGCATTGCCGGCGAGCCGGGCAGCACGACCTATATGACGGTGCTGCGCGCCATCGACAAATATGACCGGCTGGGCCGCAAGGGCGTGGAACTGCTGCTCGGGCCGGGCCGCAAGGACGAGTCCGGCGACTTCACCAAAGGCGCAGGCCTGTCGCCCTCGCAGATCACCGCCGTGGTCGACTATGTGGAGTCCGGCGTCGGCGAAGGCGCAAGCGACCGCAAGCTCGTGCTCGACGGCTGGCGCAATGTCGTCGGCGAGAGCGCCATCGGCCGCGAAGGCCTCGACGAGCTGGCCGAAATGGACGCGCTGTTCACGGCGGCGGGCTACGGGCTCGACCGCATCGAATTCAACTCATGGATCGTGCGCGGGCTCGGCTATTACACCGGCCCGGTTTTCGAATCCGACCTTCTTTTCGAGGTGAAGGACGAGAGCGGCAATCCCGTGCGCTTCGGCTCCGTCGGTTCGGGCGGGCGCTATGACGGGCTCGTCGAACGCTTCAAGGGCGTGAAGGTGCCCGCGACCGGCTTTTCCATCGGCGTGAGCCGCTTGCAGGCAGCGCTCGAACTTCTCGGCAAGCTCGACGTCGAAGACGTGCTGGCGCCGGTCGTCGTGCTGACCCTCGATGCGGAGAACATGGCAGGCTACCAGTCGATGGTGTCCGAGCTGCGGGCGGCGGGCATCCGCGCCGAGCTTTATCTCGGCGGCTCCGGCATGAAGGCGCAGCTCAAATATGCCGACAAGCGGGGCGCCCCCATCGCCGTCATCGAGGGCGAGGACGAGCGGATGAAGGGCGAAGTGACGCTGAAAGACCTCATCCTCGGCAGCGAAATGTCGAAGGAAATCGAGGACAACGCGGCCTGGCGCGAGGGCCAGCCGGCGCAGGTGGCCGTGCCCCGCGCCCGCCTCGTGGAAGAAGTGATGGCGATGCTCGCCCGGCATCGCAGCGTCCGGGGCCATCACGGCTGAAAAAGCCGCCATCCTCCACGCTCGATATTTACCATTTCCGTGATAGATAAGGCCCCGTCCGAAGGGTTCGGCCGGGCCGGGAAGTAACCGATATGTCGTCAACATCCATGGCAGCACTGGACGGAGAAGGCCTCCGCGCCCGCGAGGCGCTGGCGGTGGCCGTGCGCGCGGGCTTCGAGGGCGCGGGCTATGCGCCCGTTTCCGCGCCCGTCATGCAGCCCGCCGATATTTTCCTCGACATGTCCGGCGAGGATATCCGCCGCCGCATGTATGTCTTCGCCGATCCGGCGGGCGAGGAATTGTGCTTGAGGCCCGAACTCACCATTCCCGTCTGCCGCCTCTATCTGGAAGGCGCGGGCGGACCGAAGAAACTCTGCTCCGTCGGCGCGGTTTACCGCTACCAGCAGAAGGGGTCGGCGAAGCTGCGCGAATTCACGCAAGCGGGCCTCGAATGTCTCGACGCGGCGGACGCGGAAGCGGCGGATGCCGAGGTGATCTCGCTCGCCGCGCGGGCGCTGGCCGATGCGGGCCTGAAAAATTATGAAATCGAAATCGGCGATCTCGCGCTGTTCGATGCGCTGGTCGATGCGCTCGACCTGCCGCCCGGCTGGCGCTCGCGCCTGAAGCGGCACTTCTGGCGGCCGGATTATTTCCGCGAATTGCTGGCGCGGCTCGCGGCAGGAGATGCAGGCGACGAGACGGGCGACAAGCAGGCGCTGATCTCGGCGTTGGCGGGCCTCGACGAGGAGCGCGCAAAGGATGTGATCGAGGATGTGCTGAAACTTGCGGGCATTGCGCCTGTCGGCGGCCGGACGGTGGAAGAAGTGGCCGAACGACTGCTGGAGCAAGCGGAGCTGGCATCCTCCAGCGTGCCACGCGCGGCGGCCGAACTCATCTCGGGTTTCCTCGCCGTATCGGGCACGCCGAAAGAGTGCATCGCGCGCATCAAGGCGTTGACGGGCGGGGCAGGCGTCTCCATCGACGCGGCGATTGCGCGCTTCGAGCGGCGCATGGAACTGACGGCGAAAGCGGGGCTCGATCTTTCCCGCGCACATTTCGCCACCGGCTTCGGCCGCAACATGGCCTATTACACCGGCTTCGTTTTCGAGTTCCGCGTGGCGGCGCTCGGCGTCGATGCGATGATCTGCGGCGGCGGACGGTATGACGATCTCCTCTCGGCGCTCGGTGCGGCATCGCCCGTGCCCGCGGTGGGCTGCGCGGTCGGCATCGAGCGGCTGCTCGCGGCCGTGGCGAAGGAGGCCGGCAAATGAGCGGCAAACTCGTGATCGGCCTGCCCTCCAAGGGAAGGCTCCAGGAAAATGCCAATGCCTTCTTCGCGCGTGCGGGGCTGAAAGTCCGGCAGGATGGCGGGCGCGGTTATACCGGCCGGCTCGACGGCATGGCGAATGTCGAGATCGCGTTTCTTTCGGCATCCGAAATCGCCGGGCAATTGGAGCAGGGCATCATTCACCTCGGCGTGACGGGCGAAGACCTGATCCGCGAGAAGCTCTCCGCGCCCGAACGCGACGTGGAGCTGCTGCTGCCGCTCGGCTTCGGCCATGCCGATGTCGTGGTTGCCGTGCCGCAAAGCTGGATCGATGTCGCGACCATGGCCGACCTCGACGACGTGGCGCTCGCCTTCCACACGAAGCGCGGAAGGCGGCTGCGCGTCGCGACCAAATATTTCAACCTGACGCGGAGCTTCTTCGCCGAGCACGGCCTGACGGATTACCGCATCGTCGAAAGCCTCGGCGCGACCGAAGGCGCACCGGCGGCGGGCACGGCGGAAGTGATCGTCGATATAACGTCCACCGGCGCGACGCTGGCGGCGAATAATCTGAAGATCCTCGACGACGGCACGATCCTGAAGAGCCAGGCGAACCTTGTCGCGAGCCTGGGTGCTGAATGGAGCGATGCGGCGCTGAAGGCGGCGGGCGAAATTCTCGACCGCGTCTCGGCACAGGCGCGCGCGGCCAAAGTCATCGAAGTCCGCTTCGCGGGCGAGGGCGACGACGCCGCGCTGCTGGATGAACTGAAGAAACGCTTCGGCGTGACGCTGCCCTTCGGCAATGGTGTCGCACCCGTGCGCATCGCGCATTGCCCGGAGGCCCGGCTCTACGATCTCGTTGCCTTCCTCTATGCGGAAGGCCGCGACACCGTAACGGCGGTGCGCGCGGATTATGTGTTCGAGGCGAAGAACCCGCTGCGCGAGCGGCTTGTCGCGCGGCTGAAGAACGGAAACTGATTTCATGACCGCTACTCTCGCCTTCACAACGGCCATTGTGGTTCTTGTGACGGCGACGCTTTCCGGCATTTTCGGAATGGCGGGTGGCATGATCCTGATGGGTTTTCTGACCGCCGCCTATTCGGTCGGTGCCGCGATGATGCTGCATGGCGTGACGCAGGCCGTGTCGAACGGCTACCGCGCCATCATCAACCGCAAGGACATCGTCTGGCCGATCGTCGCGACCAACATGGCGGGCGGCGTCGCCGCACTTGTTCTCTTCCTGCTGGTGAGCTTCGTCCCGGACAAGGCGACGGTCTTTCTCGTTCTCGGCGCCATCCCCTTCGTCGCCTTCTCGATCCCGAAAAGCTGGGGCCTCGACGTGACGAAGCCCGCGGTGGCGATTGGCGGTGGCTTCGTGGTGACGGCGCTGACGCTGACGGCGGGCGTCGCCGGACCCATCCTCGACATCTTCTTCGTGCAGAGCCCGCTGACGCGCCACCAGATCGTCGCGACCAAGGCGGTGACGCAGACGCTGCAGCATCTGACGAAGCTGCTTTATTTCGGCGTGCTCGCCGCGCATCTGCTGCCGGATGCGGATATTCCCTGGTGGATCTATGTGATGGTGGCGCCGCTCGCCATGCTCGGCACGACCTTCGGCAAGATGCTGCTCGACCGCATGAACGACGGCCAGTTCAAGAACTGGAGCCGGTACATTCTCTACGTGCTGGGCGCCGTGTTGATCGTGCGCGGTTTAATGCTGCTGGGCTGAGAGGTCCTTCCGGGCGAGAAACTTCCGCCGACCCTGTTCGCCGAGCTTCTCCATGAGCGGCAGGATGGGCCGGATCATCCACGGAAACGAACCGAACAACCGCGCCATGAGGCTGGCACTCCAGGGCGAATAGACTTCGAGTCTGCCCGTGTCGATGGCCTTGAGCGTCGCGGCGGCGATATCTTCGGGCGTCATCACCCTGTCGACGAAATTGAGCACCGAGCCGCCATGCAACGCCTCGTGATGAAGCATGGGCGTGTCGACGGCGGCAGGATAGACGCCGGAGACTTTCACGCCGAGCGGCGCAAGTTCCTGATGAAAGCCGCAAAGGAAGCCGCGCAGGCCGAACTTGGAGGCGGAGTAGATGGCGCTGTCCTTGAGCGAAATGACGCCGCCGAGGGAGACGGTGGCGACCATCGCACCCCGCCGGCGGGCGATCATCAGCGGTGCCGCGGCGCGCATGAGCCTGATCGGCGCGCGAAGATTGATTTCGAGATGAAGGTCGAGCGCCGCCTGATCGAGGCCGGTCACGGCACCCGGCACGACGATGCCGGCATTGTTGACGAGCACGTCGAGATCGGCGTGTTCTCTGCCGAGCCGGTCGCAGAGCCGCTCCACCTCCTCCCGCGAGGAAAGATCGCAGAGTATCTTTTCAGGCGCGGCGCGGAGAGTGGCAGCAACCGCATCGAGCGGCGCCATTTCACGGTCCACAAGGATGAGGCTGTAGCCGCGAGCATCGAGCGCCCGCGAAATCGCCGAGCCGATGCCGCCGCCTGCGCCCGTAATCAGCGCCTTGCGCGAGATGCTCATGCCGCCGCCCTTGCGCGCGAGACGCGCAGCGCGTCGAAACAGCCATCGGCAAGGTTCGGCCAGCCGAAACGCTTGCGGATGCGTTTCATCTGTTTGCGGTAGGCGTCGATCTCGACATAAGTGGCGTGGCGGGACGAGCCGACGAATTTGATGCCGCCCGTCAAATC
Above is a window of Parvibaculum lavamentivorans DS-1 DNA encoding:
- a CDS encoding ATP phosphoribosyltransferase regulatory subunit; translation: MSSTSMAALDGEGLRAREALAVAVRAGFEGAGYAPVSAPVMQPADIFLDMSGEDIRRRMYVFADPAGEELCLRPELTIPVCRLYLEGAGGPKKLCSVGAVYRYQQKGSAKLREFTQAGLECLDAADAEAADAEVISLAARALADAGLKNYEIEIGDLALFDALVDALDLPPGWRSRLKRHFWRPDYFRELLARLAAGDAGDETGDKQALISALAGLDEERAKDVIEDVLKLAGIAPVGGRTVEEVAERLLEQAELASSSVPRAAAELISGFLAVSGTPKECIARIKALTGGAGVSIDAAIARFERRMELTAKAGLDLSRAHFATGFGRNMAYYTGFVFEFRVAALGVDAMICGGGRYDDLLSALGAASPVPAVGCAVGIERLLAAVAKEAGK
- the hisG gene encoding ATP phosphoribosyltransferase — its product is MSGKLVIGLPSKGRLQENANAFFARAGLKVRQDGGRGYTGRLDGMANVEIAFLSASEIAGQLEQGIIHLGVTGEDLIREKLSAPERDVELLLPLGFGHADVVVAVPQSWIDVATMADLDDVALAFHTKRGRRLRVATKYFNLTRSFFAEHGLTDYRIVESLGATEGAPAAGTAEVIVDITSTGATLAANNLKILDDGTILKSQANLVASLGAEWSDAALKAAGEILDRVSAQARAAKVIEVRFAGEGDDAALLDELKKRFGVTLPFGNGVAPVRIAHCPEARLYDLVAFLYAEGRDTVTAVRADYVFEAKNPLRERLVARLKNGN
- a CDS encoding TSUP family transporter yields the protein MTATLAFTTAIVVLVTATLSGIFGMAGGMILMGFLTAAYSVGAAMMLHGVTQAVSNGYRAIINRKDIVWPIVATNMAGGVAALVLFLLVSFVPDKATVFLVLGAIPFVAFSIPKSWGLDVTKPAVAIGGGFVVTALTLTAGVAGPILDIFFVQSPLTRHQIVATKAVTQTLQHLTKLLYFGVLAAHLLPDADIPWWIYVMVAPLAMLGTTFGKMLLDRMNDGQFKNWSRYILYVLGAVLIVRGLMLLG
- a CDS encoding SDR family NAD(P)-dependent oxidoreductase; the protein is MSISRKALITGAGGGIGSAISRALDARGYSLILVDREMAPLDAVAATLRAAPEKILCDLSSREEVERLCDRLGREHADLDVLVNNAGIVVPGAVTGLDQAALDLHLEINLRAPIRLMRAAAPLMIARRRGAMVATVSLGGVISLKDSAIYSASKFGLRGFLCGFHQELAPLGVKVSGVYPAAVDTPMLHHEALHGGSVLNFVDRVMTPEDIAAATLKAIDTGRLEVYSPWSASLMARLFGSFPWMIRPILPLMEKLGEQGRRKFLARKDLSAQQH